Genomic window (Flavobacterium oreochromis):
GTCAAAAAATGAGATAACTATTCTCAAAAGTATTGCTTTTCAAATAGGGCAAAGTATGGCACTTCATAATGGTAAGGAATGCTATACCAAAAGTCAAATTGCCGACTGTTTTCCTGAATTAAGAAGTTACCTCGTAAGGGAAATCAATTCTGATTTGAGTAATTTGCAATTTTGGTTAATTAAGTATGTAGAAATACTTGAAATTAGAGCCACAAAAATGAACTATTTAGAGGAGTATGAGTATATAAATACTTACGTAAAATAATCGCATACTTAATATTAAACGTTGTTTTTTCTAATTTTTTTAATTAAGATATTAAATGAAAACAGATTTTCCTTATCCTTATTATATTTATGGTTCATCCGATTCTACTGATACTGATGTTGTCATAGTGATATCTAAAAATGAAATGCCAGCAACCCAAGAACAGCGTAAAAATTTTGTTCTAGATTTGAAAAATATATACGAGTTTAATTGGAATGCGACCTTGGCAGTTATTGAAAATGGAATGATGATTGATACTATTTATACAAAATCTTGGATCGATTCACTTAATAATGCGTTACTAAAAACATACTGCCATCATAGTCAGGTATATCCTTTACTGATAAATCATAAGATAAAACGGAATAAAGTATTGGCTATTTATAAAGCTGTTCGAACAGTTTTAACTATGTTAACACGTACTAGCTATAGATCTGAAATTCGTCCCATTTTAAAAGGAATCCATGATTTCAATTTAAAAGTAGAAGTGTTAAAAAAATAGACTTTGAAAATATTGAAACATTCAATCAAAAAAATACTTCGGATGCAGATGTTTGGAAGATTATTGCTTTTTATGTAGGACAGAACATCGCTTTAATTAAAGAGGATGAAGAAATATACACTAAAGCCGATTTAATAGTAAAATTTCCTGAAATGCTTCCTTTTGTGTACAGACAAAATATAACCATTGCTGATAAAATAATTTTGCAAAGATTTATAAGTCAATGGATAGCTTTGATTCAAAATTTTGGTGTTTTTAAATCAGAAAATGGTTTTTTGTATTGTAATGATGAATATGCGGATATGCTAAATGAAAAGTATTGATTTTTACTTACGCAAAATAATTACGTACTTATTTTTGAATCTTTGTTTAGAAAAAAAACTCTATAAATGATTAGAGTTATAAAATATATTTGCATTATTGATAGTTACTAATGAAAAATAATTTTTTAAACACCCTATATCACCTTAGAACAGTAGAGCATCTTATTCTTTACGAAGAAATTTTTAAAATTCCTTCTGAGGATTGTGATGAAGTGATTGATTTTTTAGAAGATGAATACCATCGAGAATCAATAGATTATCCCTATCAAGTGCCACCTTTTGACAAAGAAGCAGCATTATGGGCCGCAAAAACGGTATATCTAACCACACAATTTTTACTTTGTAGAGCGAATACTATTGACCAACTTAAAAATTCCTGGATAGGGTTCGATAAAAAAATAACTCCTGGAGCTATGCTTTCGGCTGATTTATGTCTGCGCTTTTTACCTCAATTATTTTTAAAGTTGGAAGAAATTGATAGCGGTGATATATTGGTTGATTTATTAAAAATAGAATTGCAAAAATTCTATTATTCATCTGTTGGTTTTAGAATAGAGAATCTAAAAATTGAACCCCAGTTACTCGATGATCCCTGTATGAAACAAATGTTGCTAGATCGCATTTATGAACGAAATGACAGTACACTCGGTCGACATAGTTTATTTAAAGAAGGATTAGAAGAGAATTTTGGAGATTATAAAGAAAAATTTTGGAAAGAATTATAAGAATGAAAAATGTTGAAAATTTAAATAATGTATTACTACAAGTAAAAAAAGTATTTGTAGGTAAAAATGAGATCGTTGACTTATTAGGAATTGCGCTTGTGGCGCGAGAAAATGCTTTTCTTTTTGGTCCTCCAGGCACAGCAAAAAGTGCTATAGTACGCGAACTTTCAAACCGTATTAGCGGAGGTAAAAATTTTGAATATTTACTAACACGTTTTACAGAACCCAATGAGATATTTGGACCATTTGATATTAGAAAATTAAAAGAAGGCGAGTTAATGACCAATACTGAAGGTATGTTACCAGAAGCTTCGGTTGTTTTTTTAGATGAAATATTCAATGCAAACTCAGCGATATTAAATAGTTTACTGATGGCATTGAATGAAAAAATCTTCAAACGAGGTAAAGAAACAAAAAAACTCCCAGCCTTAATGTTTGTGGGAGCCAGTAATGCTTTGCCCGAAGATGAAGCATTAGCTGCCTTATTAGACCGTTTCTTAATTCGGGTTAAATGCGATTATGTAAATCCAGATTTACTATTAGAAGTATTATTAGCGGGTTGGAATCAGCAAAATCAAAATGTAAGCGAAAAAGTAACTATTTCGGTCGATACCATACAAGAATTACAAGCACTATGTAAGCAAGTAGATCTTACAGGGATTAGACAAGCTTTTATTGAAGTGATTCACGTGTTACGTAACACAGGCATCAAAGTATCCGATCGTAGAGCAGTTAAATTGCAAAACTTAATTGCTGCAAGTGCGGTTTTATGTGGCAGAGATAAGGCCATAATTTCTGATTTATGGGTTTTAAAGTTTATTTGGGATAATGAAGAACAAATCGAATTATTAGAAACGATAGTTAAGGAAACTTTAGAAAAAAATAAAAACGAAAGTGAGACTTTAATAAATCACCCCCAAGCCTTTCAAAATCATATAGCTAATGCTGAAGAATTAATGAAAGATCTAGTTTCATTAAAGCAAAAATGGGAATCAAAAGCCGTAAACTTAAATGAGCAAAGTGTACTAAAAGACAAGCTTAGATACTTGCAAACCAGATGCGATTGGGTTAAAAATGATGAACAAAAAGAGTATTTATTAAACGAAGTAAATTCCATTTGGAAACTCGTTTTAGAAAACTAACGGAAAAGGAAGACCAGAATATGAATTGGTTAATCGAAATAGAAAATAATTACATAGATTCCATTTATAACCTCCGTGGGTGGGAGGAAATTACTATTGCTTTTGCCTCAGAAAGTGTATTTTTAAAAGGATTTACTTTTGACCAAATAAATAGTCCTCAAATTGCAAAAAATCCATTCGTGGTGATTTGGGAAATCAAAGATGGTTTCTTATTCAAAAAAAATGCGCTACTTCCACAAAAAAAGTGGGTAGATATATTTCAATGGCAACCTATTCAAACA
Coding sequences:
- a CDS encoding AAA family ATPase, whose translation is MKNVENLNNVLLQVKKVFVGKNEIVDLLGIALVARENAFLFGPPGTAKSAIVRELSNRISGGKNFEYLLTRFTEPNEIFGPFDIRKLKEGELMTNTEGMLPEASVVFLDEIFNANSAILNSLLMALNEKIFKRGKETKKLPALMFVGASNALPEDEALAALLDRFLIRVKCDYVNPDLLLEVLLAGWNQQNQNVSEKVTISVDTIQELQALCKQVDLTGIRQAFIEVIHVLRNTGIKVSDRRAVKLQNLIAASAVLCGRDKAIISDLWVLKFIWDNEEQIELLETIVKETLEKNKNESETLINHPQAFQNHIANAEELMKDLVSLKQKWESKAVNLNEQSVLKDKLRYLQTRCDWVKNDEQKEYLLNEVNSIWKLVLEN